One window of uncultured Desulfovibrio sp. genomic DNA carries:
- a CDS encoding indolepyruvate oxidoreductase subunit beta, which translates to MKTQEMQKRMRIFFTGVGGQGTLTATTLLARTALEAGLDVVAGEVHGMAQRGGVVESVMLLGGWRSPKLDYGEADVLLGFEPLETLRALPYLQPGGAIFSSSDALPPLSVSLGKAVYPDMPHIMEKTRQVAGQCHFVPCRELGMQAGSVQSGNTVLLSVVCSSGVLPFGVDALEAAIKKFLPPKLQESNLKALELGKAYVNK; encoded by the coding sequence ATGAAAACACAAGAAATGCAGAAGCGGATGCGTATATTCTTTACCGGCGTGGGCGGTCAGGGAACCCTGACGGCCACAACCCTGCTGGCCCGCACGGCTCTGGAAGCCGGACTGGATGTGGTGGCTGGCGAAGTGCACGGCATGGCCCAGCGCGGCGGCGTGGTGGAATCTGTCATGCTACTTGGCGGCTGGCGTTCCCCCAAGCTGGACTACGGCGAAGCCGATGTGCTGCTTGGCTTTGAGCCGCTGGAAACCCTGCGCGCCCTGCCCTATTTGCAGCCAGGCGGCGCAATCTTTTCCAGCAGTGATGCCCTGCCGCCCCTCAGCGTTTCGCTGGGCAAGGCAGTGTACCCCGATATGCCGCACATTATGGAAAAAACCCGTCAGGTTGCGGGGCAGTGCCACTTCGTGCCCTGCCGCGAGCTTGGCATGCAGGCCGGTTCCGTGCAGAGCGGCAACACCGTGCTCCTGAGCGTGGTCTGCTCTTCTGGCGTGCTCCCCTTTGGCGTGGACGCGCTGGAAGCCGCCATCAAAAAATTCCTGCCTCCGAAATTGCAGGAATCCAACCTCAAAGCGCTGGAACTGGGCAAGGCCTACGTGAATAAATAG